In a single window of the Thermotoga sp. KOL6 genome:
- the thrS gene encoding threonine--tRNA ligase, producing MKIKVKFPDGSLREYEKGITPMEIVREMGIKKVIGAVVNGELWDLKRPLEEDCEKIRFVTLDDPEAPEFYRHTMSHILAQAVMRIYGRDNVKLGIGPTIENGFYYDFDIKNGKITEEDLPKIEQEMKKIIKENLPIERKTISKTEAKELFKDQPYKLELIEEIEGDIVTVYQQGEFVDLCRGPHLPSTGVVKHFKLLSVSGAYWRGSEKNPMLTRVYGTAFAKKEDLENYLKFLEEAQKRDHRKLGPQLELFILNTEFAPGMPFFLPKGAIVLNELMNFSRELHQQRGYKEIFTPLIMNEQLWKISGHWDHYAENMYFIEKDEERYAVKPMNCPGHILVYKSMTVSYRDLPLRFFEFGRVHRYERSGVLHGLMRVRSFTQDDAHIFCTPEQIEEEILGVLDLVNVIYKQFGFTYRVELSTMPEDHMGDEAIWEKATTALKNALEKANLPYKVNEGEGAFYGPKIDFHIKDSLGREWQCATIQLDFMMPEKFNVTYIGPDNKEHTVVMIHRAIYGSLERFFGILIEHFAGAFPTWIAPVQVVVIPISDKHSEGAKKIVKEFSKSGFRVFLDNRRETLGYRIRQAQIQKIPYMVIIGDKELASGKLSVRTRTGKEIRDLSLEEFVKTLREEVANRKLELTLEG from the coding sequence ATGAAAATAAAGGTAAAATTTCCCGATGGAAGTCTGAGAGAATACGAAAAAGGAATCACGCCGATGGAGATCGTCCGTGAGATGGGTATTAAAAAAGTAATAGGTGCTGTCGTGAATGGTGAGTTGTGGGACCTTAAGAGACCTCTTGAGGAAGACTGTGAGAAGATTCGCTTTGTTACGCTCGACGATCCCGAAGCACCTGAATTCTACAGGCACACGATGTCTCACATACTCGCTCAAGCTGTAATGAGGATATACGGTAGGGATAACGTGAAACTTGGAATAGGTCCAACTATTGAAAACGGTTTCTACTATGATTTCGACATCAAAAATGGCAAGATCACTGAGGAAGACCTGCCGAAAATTGAACAGGAAATGAAGAAGATAATAAAAGAAAATCTTCCAATAGAGAGAAAGACTATAAGTAAGACAGAAGCTAAGGAGTTATTTAAAGATCAACCTTACAAGTTAGAGCTCATTGAGGAAATAGAGGGCGATATAGTAACAGTGTATCAACAAGGAGAGTTCGTGGATCTATGTAGAGGTCCACATCTTCCCTCCACAGGTGTTGTGAAACATTTCAAACTCCTTTCTGTTTCCGGTGCTTACTGGCGTGGAAGCGAAAAGAACCCTATGTTGACAAGAGTTTACGGAACAGCGTTCGCAAAGAAAGAGGACCTTGAAAACTACTTGAAATTCCTTGAAGAAGCACAGAAAAGGGACCATAGGAAATTAGGACCACAATTGGAATTGTTCATTTTGAACACAGAATTCGCTCCCGGAATGCCTTTCTTTTTACCGAAAGGGGCCATTGTGTTAAACGAATTGATGAATTTTTCTAGAGAACTCCATCAGCAAAGAGGATATAAAGAAATATTCACACCTCTCATCATGAACGAACAACTTTGGAAAATATCAGGTCATTGGGATCACTATGCAGAGAACATGTATTTTATAGAAAAAGATGAAGAAAGGTATGCTGTGAAGCCCATGAATTGTCCTGGTCATATCCTTGTATACAAAAGTATGACAGTATCCTACAGAGATCTGCCGCTGAGATTTTTTGAATTCGGTAGGGTTCATAGGTATGAAAGAAGCGGGGTTTTGCACGGTTTGATGAGAGTAAGATCTTTTACGCAGGACGACGCTCACATCTTCTGCACCCCTGAACAAATCGAGGAAGAAATTCTTGGGGTACTAGATCTTGTCAATGTGATATATAAGCAGTTCGGCTTCACTTATAGAGTGGAACTCAGCACTATGCCCGAAGATCACATGGGAGATGAAGCTATTTGGGAAAAAGCAACAACAGCACTCAAGAATGCCCTTGAAAAAGCCAATCTTCCTTACAAAGTAAACGAAGGCGAAGGAGCATTTTACGGGCCAAAGATAGATTTCCATATAAAAGATTCTTTGGGAAGAGAGTGGCAGTGTGCCACTATTCAACTTGATTTTATGATGCCTGAGAAATTCAACGTTACTTACATTGGCCCAGACAATAAAGAACATACCGTTGTGATGATTCATAGGGCGATTTATGGATCTCTCGAAAGGTTTTTTGGAATTCTCATTGAACACTTTGCCGGGGCTTTTCCAACTTGGATAGCCCCCGTACAGGTAGTAGTGATTCCGATTTCCGACAAGCACAGTGAGGGAGCCAAAAAAATTGTTAAGGAATTCTCTAAAAGCGGATTCAGAGTGTTTCTTGATAACAGAAGGGAAACTCTGGGATATCGAATCAGACAAGCGCAGATTCAGAAGATCCCTTATATGGTTATAATCGGAGACAAAGAGTTAGCTAGTGGAAAACTCTCTGTGAGAACGAGAACAGGAAAAGAAATCAGGGATTTAAGCTTAGAGGAATTCGTGAAAACTTTAAGAGAAGAGGTAGCAAATCGAAAGTTGGAGCTCACATTGGAGGGATGA
- the coaD gene encoding pantetheine-phosphate adenylyltransferase, producing MKAVYPGSFDPITFGHVDIIKRALTIFDELVVLVTENPRKKCLFSLEERKKIIEEVLKNLKGVQVDVHKGLLVDYLKKHDIRVLVRGLRAVTDYEYELQMALANKKLYNELEIVFLTASEKFSFLSSSLVKEVAAYGGDVTEWVPPEVAELLYEKLKEGNR from the coding sequence ATGAAAGCGGTTTATCCTGGTTCTTTCGACCCTATAACTTTCGGACATGTGGATATCATAAAGAGGGCTTTGACGATCTTCGACGAATTGGTGGTTCTCGTCACCGAAAATCCGAGAAAGAAATGCTTGTTCAGCTTGGAAGAAAGAAAAAAGATAATAGAAGAAGTTTTAAAGAATTTAAAAGGCGTACAGGTGGATGTTCACAAAGGTTTATTAGTAGATTACCTGAAGAAACATGATATAAGAGTTTTGGTGAGAGGCTTAAGGGCCGTCACCGATTATGAATACGAGCTTCAAATGGCTCTTGCAAACAAAAAGTTGTACAACGAGCTAGAAATAGTTTTTCTCACAGCAAGTGAAAAATTTTCTTTCCTTTCGTCGAGTCTTGTCAAGGAAGTTGCCGCTTATGGTGGTGATGTAACCGAATGGGTGCCACCTGAAGTAGCAGAATTGCTCTACGAAAAACTAAAGGAGGGAAATAGATGA
- a CDS encoding metallophosphoesterase family protein produces MVYAIGDVHGCFSSLRLLLEKLPLEEKDELVFIGDYIDRGPNSKEVVSFLVELSQHYKCTFLRGNHEEMLLNCVKHGSGCDIWYFNGARSTVESFGGVKRIYDFLEFFENTVYYYEKGNYLFVHGGVRPGVPLEKQDPFDLVWIREEFIYSENPLPGRIVIFGHTPFTEPYVSRDKIGIDTGCVYGGKLTALRIEDRTFFQVKCADRRW; encoded by the coding sequence ATGGTCTACGCAATAGGTGATGTACATGGATGTTTTTCGTCGTTGAGATTGCTCCTTGAGAAACTACCGTTGGAGGAAAAAGACGAGCTCGTTTTTATCGGGGATTACATTGATAGGGGTCCGAACTCAAAGGAAGTTGTAAGTTTTTTAGTTGAATTATCGCAACACTACAAATGTACATTCTTGAGGGGTAATCATGAAGAAATGCTCCTAAACTGTGTGAAACATGGATCCGGGTGTGACATATGGTATTTCAATGGTGCAAGAAGTACTGTAGAAAGCTTTGGAGGAGTAAAAAGAATATACGATTTTCTAGAATTTTTCGAAAACACCGTTTATTATTACGAGAAGGGAAACTATCTATTCGTCCACGGAGGAGTGAGACCGGGTGTCCCACTCGAGAAACAAGATCCATTTGATCTTGTGTGGATAAGAGAAGAATTCATATACAGTGAAAATCCTCTACCTGGAAGAATTGTGATCTTTGGGCATACTCCCTTTACTGAACCTTACGTTTCTCGCGATAAGATTGGTATAGATACGGGATGTGTCTATGGTGGAAAACTTACAGCTCTCAGAATAGAAGATAGAACATTCTTCCAAGTAAAATGTGCAGACAGGAGATGGTAA
- a CDS encoding glycosyltransferase family 4 protein, whose product MNIGMFSDTYAPQINGVATSIKIYKEKLTERGHKVVVVAPSAPRDEKDVLVVKSIPFPSERQHRISIAPTKRILDFVRENKVQILHSHSPFFMGFKALKIQEEMMLPHVHTYHTLLPEYRHYIPKPFTPPRKMVEHFSAWFCNLVNVVIAPTEDIKSELESYGVKRPIKVLPTGIEIEKFENAKADDLRKKYGLVNKKVILYVGRIAKEKNIEFLLHVFEKVNSPDTVFVMVGDGPERKEVEEFARKRQLNVVVTGYIPHEKIPKYYKIGDVFLFASKTETQGLVLLEALASGLPVVALKWKGVKDVLKGCEGAILIEKENTEDFARILRNVLENHRLREELSEKGKDFVRKNWSVEFFVSKLEEIYLEALEEGPLEINTSLMIKEFVKFEKLKEFFSKLEDRIWR is encoded by the coding sequence ATGAACATCGGAATGTTCAGTGATACTTATGCACCACAAATAAACGGTGTTGCCACATCTATAAAGATTTACAAAGAGAAGTTAACCGAGCGCGGCCACAAAGTAGTAGTGGTGGCACCGTCCGCTCCGAGAGATGAAAAAGATGTTCTTGTGGTTAAAAGTATTCCATTTCCTTCGGAGAGGCAACACAGGATCTCTATTGCCCCCACCAAACGGATTCTCGATTTTGTAAGAGAGAATAAAGTTCAAATACTACACAGTCATTCCCCCTTCTTTATGGGATTCAAAGCGTTAAAGATACAAGAAGAAATGATGCTTCCTCATGTCCACACCTATCACACTCTTCTTCCTGAATACAGACATTATATTCCAAAACCATTCACTCCCCCCCGAAAGATGGTAGAACATTTCAGCGCATGGTTTTGCAACCTAGTGAATGTAGTAATCGCTCCAACAGAAGATATAAAATCCGAATTGGAAAGTTACGGTGTGAAGAGACCCATTAAAGTACTTCCAACAGGCATAGAAATCGAAAAGTTCGAAAATGCGAAAGCAGACGATCTCAGAAAAAAATATGGACTCGTCAACAAAAAGGTCATTTTGTACGTTGGAAGAATAGCGAAAGAGAAAAATATAGAGTTCCTCTTGCATGTATTCGAAAAAGTAAATTCACCAGATACTGTTTTTGTTATGGTTGGGGACGGTCCCGAGAGAAAAGAAGTTGAAGAGTTTGCCAGAAAAAGACAACTGAACGTTGTAGTAACAGGTTACATACCCCATGAGAAGATACCGAAGTACTACAAAATCGGTGATGTGTTCTTGTTTGCCTCGAAAACTGAAACCCAAGGATTGGTACTTTTGGAAGCGCTGGCCTCTGGTTTACCCGTCGTGGCTTTGAAGTGGAAAGGCGTGAAGGACGTTTTGAAAGGTTGTGAAGGAGCCATTCTTATCGAAAAAGAGAACACTGAAGATTTTGCAAGAATTTTGAGAAACGTTCTTGAAAATCACAGACTGAGAGAAGAACTTTCCGAAAAGGGGAAAGATTTCGTTAGAAAGAACTGGTCTGTGGAATTTTTTGTGAGCAAGTTGGAAGAAATTTACTTGGAAGCACTAGAAGAAGGACCTCTTGAGATAAATACCTCTCTTATGATAAAGGAGTTTGTAAAATTTGAGAAATTGAAGGAGTTCTTCTCTAAATTGGAAGACAGAATTTGGAGGTGA
- a CDS encoding S41 family peptidase encodes MKLNQLTKFVIISVSVLVLTLLLGGSTKTDLTVEEINKALGPFFDSLSYILNYYYEADKLDINKLIDHAIDGLVKGTGDDFSYYQDPETYRESQIEMKGEYGGLGIEVTYDTEHSAIKVVAPMYGTPAWRAGLRAGDLIITIDGTPVSKMTYMEAVNNLRGEPGTSVTIEVLRDSKKLTFTIVREKIEIKMVLYSFIETEKGRIGYVRITRFGEKADSDMKNALDKIFEKGVKGLIIDVRDNPGGYLDVALKIVSMFVDKGVILKVRNGFGEEDVYESYGNDYPNVPIVVLTNEGSASASEILTGALKDLGIATVVGRKTFGKGSVQTGFPLSNGGVLFLTTAHYLTPSGKDIHKIGIEPDVLVEEEVEEDLHAETREQIEIDPEKDPFIKKGLEVLLEKIK; translated from the coding sequence ATGAAATTGAATCAACTCACCAAATTCGTTATTATAAGCGTTTCAGTATTAGTTCTCACGCTCTTGCTAGGGGGTTCCACTAAGACAGATCTCACCGTAGAAGAGATAAACAAGGCTCTCGGACCGTTCTTCGACTCACTTTCTTACATCTTGAACTACTACTATGAGGCGGACAAGTTGGACATCAACAAATTGATAGACCATGCTATAGATGGCCTCGTGAAAGGAACAGGTGACGATTTCTCCTACTATCAAGATCCAGAAACTTACAGAGAAAGTCAGATAGAGATGAAAGGAGAGTATGGAGGCCTTGGAATAGAAGTAACATATGATACTGAGCACAGTGCAATAAAAGTGGTAGCTCCAATGTATGGAACACCAGCATGGCGAGCGGGTTTGAGAGCCGGGGATCTCATCATAACAATCGACGGAACACCCGTCTCAAAGATGACTTACATGGAAGCGGTAAATAATCTGAGGGGAGAACCCGGAACATCTGTCACAATAGAAGTTTTGAGAGACAGCAAAAAACTTACTTTCACCATAGTGAGGGAAAAGATTGAGATAAAAATGGTTCTTTATTCTTTCATAGAAACGGAAAAAGGAAGGATAGGTTACGTGAGAATAACCCGTTTTGGAGAAAAGGCAGATTCAGATATGAAAAACGCTTTAGACAAAATTTTCGAAAAAGGCGTGAAAGGATTGATCATAGATGTGAGGGACAATCCTGGTGGTTATCTCGATGTTGCTTTGAAAATTGTCAGTATGTTTGTCGATAAAGGTGTGATTTTGAAGGTTAGAAACGGATTTGGTGAGGAAGATGTGTACGAGTCTTATGGTAACGATTATCCAAACGTACCCATAGTAGTCTTAACGAACGAAGGATCCGCATCCGCGTCTGAAATTCTGACCGGAGCTTTGAAAGATCTAGGAATAGCAACGGTCGTTGGAAGGAAAACGTTTGGAAAAGGTTCAGTACAAACAGGGTTTCCTTTGAGTAACGGTGGAGTCCTTTTCCTCACAACAGCTCATTATCTCACACCGTCCGGGAAAGATATACATAAAATCGGTATAGAACCGGATGTTCTGGTAGAAGAGGAAGTAGAAGAAGATCTTCACGCAGAGACAAGAGAACAGATAGAAATCGATCCAGAAAAAGATCCGTTCATAAAGAAAGGTCTAGAGGTTCTTCTTGAAAAGATAAAATGA
- a CDS encoding tRNA (adenine-N1)-methyltransferase: MAGALKPGERVLLSFEDESEFLVNLEIGKRLHTHLGVIDLNEVLEKEPGEIIRTSVGKKGYILKPRLIDEIMNMKRRTQIVYPKDSSFIVMMLDVKEGDKVIDTGVGSGAMCAVLARNVGSTGRVFAYERREEFAKLAESNLKSWGLINRVTIKVRDISEGFDEKNVDSLFLDVPDPWNYIDRCWEALRGGGRFATVCPTTNQVQETLKKLHEFPFVKIEVWESLFRQYKPVPERLRPMDRMVAHTAYMIFATKVCRREEI, translated from the coding sequence ATGGCCGGTGCATTGAAACCTGGAGAAAGGGTCCTTCTTTCTTTCGAAGATGAAAGCGAATTTTTAGTTAATCTGGAAATTGGCAAAAGGCTTCATACACACTTGGGGGTGATAGATCTCAACGAAGTCCTAGAAAAAGAACCGGGAGAAATCATAAGAACATCTGTCGGGAAAAAGGGATACATCTTGAAGCCCAGGCTGATCGATGAAATAATGAACATGAAGAGGAGAACTCAAATTGTTTATCCAAAAGATTCCTCTTTTATTGTTATGATGTTGGACGTGAAGGAAGGTGACAAAGTCATCGACACGGGAGTCGGAAGTGGAGCAATGTGTGCGGTTCTCGCTAGAAACGTTGGCAGTACAGGTAGAGTGTTTGCTTATGAAAGAAGAGAAGAATTCGCAAAGCTTGCCGAGAGTAACCTGAAATCATGGGGACTTATCAACAGGGTTACAATAAAGGTAAGGGACATATCCGAAGGTTTCGATGAAAAAAATGTCGATTCTCTCTTTCTAGATGTCCCAGATCCTTGGAATTACATAGATCGATGTTGGGAAGCTTTGAGAGGCGGAGGTAGATTTGCAACCGTATGTCCCACGACTAACCAAGTGCAAGAGACGTTGAAGAAACTTCACGAATTCCCCTTTGTGAAGATAGAAGTATGGGAAAGTCTTTTTAGACAATACAAACCTGTACCAGAAAGATTGAGGCCCATGGATAGAATGGTTGCGCACACCGCTTACATGATATTTGCCACCAAAGTTTGTAGAAGGGAGGAAATATGA
- a CDS encoding GerMN domain-containing protein: MRWITFLLTMVVVITIAVELKICYLNDSLLPIVKVVEGKENLVLEMFEALSSPPYGLRTFVPKDVLRAYFFVDNYLILDLYGEKLKGLDFTAERYFLHQLLYTIFLNVKGINNVYILVDGKKRNVLVKHVDIRFSFPREVWSKWPVH; encoded by the coding sequence ATGAGATGGATAACATTTCTCTTAACGATGGTTGTTGTCATAACTATTGCGGTTGAATTGAAAATCTGTTACTTAAATGACTCACTTTTACCTATTGTGAAAGTCGTAGAGGGTAAAGAGAATCTCGTTTTAGAGATGTTTGAAGCACTTTCTTCTCCACCATATGGATTGAGGACTTTCGTGCCCAAAGATGTTTTGAGGGCGTATTTTTTCGTAGATAACTATTTAATTCTCGATCTTTACGGCGAGAAGTTGAAAGGATTGGATTTTACAGCTGAAAGGTATTTCCTTCATCAGCTTCTCTATACGATTTTTTTGAATGTAAAAGGAATAAACAACGTGTATATCCTTGTAGATGGAAAAAAACGGAATGTTTTGGTAAAACATGTAGATATAAGATTCAGCTTTCCAAGAGAGGTGTGGTCAAAATGGCCGGTGCATTGA
- a CDS encoding DUF4941 domain-containing protein: protein MVFVLFSTIVVADAITFEATLLKFDDLYQIFEQHSKLFEITPPSTGIIGSLRYLEYNGHVLANVEDLYILDNNKLSTPGLPVEKLELFGIYYVKIDNQIKIITCQVNSIKEIGRTIVIDYRGERAFEVNQSRGKVEILVKDWLVMNETIKKPGEVLFEREGVKVEKTAESDGQYRILLSSESSGNYVIKPLGERIDPFEKNVVFLVGYGDGRIIVRSFSKDLSGLDLPSYSESLKIARQIASLMGYKIEECPVYDIPVGVTGMIVLLKDEEDMPILLDTIKRLMEK, encoded by the coding sequence TTGGTTTTTGTTCTTTTTTCCACAATAGTTGTAGCGGATGCGATCACTTTTGAAGCTACTCTTTTGAAATTTGATGATTTATACCAAATTTTCGAACAACACTCGAAACTTTTCGAGATTACACCGCCATCTACGGGAATAATTGGCAGTTTGAGGTATCTTGAATACAATGGCCACGTCTTGGCAAACGTGGAAGATCTTTATATTCTGGATAACAATAAACTCTCTACACCGGGCCTCCCTGTGGAAAAATTGGAACTTTTTGGTATTTATTATGTAAAGATCGATAATCAAATCAAGATAATAACGTGCCAAGTGAATTCGATAAAAGAGATTGGAAGAACGATTGTGATCGACTACAGAGGAGAAAGGGCTTTCGAGGTGAATCAATCGAGAGGTAAGGTAGAAATCCTTGTTAAAGACTGGTTGGTAATGAACGAAACAATTAAAAAACCAGGAGAAGTGTTGTTCGAAAGAGAAGGCGTTAAAGTTGAGAAAACAGCGGAAAGCGATGGTCAGTATAGAATTTTATTGAGTTCTGAATCCTCTGGGAATTACGTTATAAAACCCTTGGGAGAAAGGATTGATCCTTTCGAAAAAAATGTGGTATTTCTTGTGGGTTACGGTGATGGAAGAATCATTGTGAGGAGTTTTTCTAAGGACTTGAGTGGTCTCGATTTGCCATCTTACTCTGAATCTTTAAAGATAGCCAGACAAATCGCATCCTTAATGGGTTACAAGATCGAAGAATGTCCTGTTTACGACATACCCGTTGGTGTTACTGGAATGATTGTTCTTTTGAAAGACGAAGAAGATATGCCCATACTCTTGGATACTATAAAAAGGTTGATGGAAAAATGA
- a CDS encoding nucleoside kinase: MREIVLVSKIDNRKITLKEGENLFKIADEYQKYFKYKILAARVNNRIVELFRAPDRGGELEFLDLTDKDGLRIYQRGLVFLASLAIKKLNSNWKLKVLHSLGKGIYCEIYENERLMLPNSENVTTIKRKMRELVERDLPIEKRTFYKNEAKEILSKEGLFKTVELFKYRKKRTVKLYHCDGFWAYFYGYLPPSTGRIDTFDVQSYNQGIVLVHPDPKTDELPTIHMPKLSRVFLEYARWLNVLEVEYVSDLNNIIAHSERKVAELMLLSEALHEKKIADIADEISKDKRRRLVLIAGPSSSGKTTFAKRLSIQLRVNGLKPVAISLDDYFVDREKTPRDENGNYDFDSIEALDIELFNRHLQDLLAGKEVVLPKFNFKTGKRMRGPTLKLEKDNIIIVEGIHGLNERLTASIPKEQKFKIYVSALTQLNIDDHNRVTTTDTRLLRRIVRDYKFRGHSAHDTLKMWPNVRRGEERNIFPYQEEADAMFNSALVYEIPVLRIFAEPLLVQVPEETPEYSEALRLLKLLDFFLPITNIEDIPDKSILREFIGRSIFKY; this comes from the coding sequence GTGAGAGAAATTGTTCTCGTTTCAAAGATCGATAACAGGAAAATTACTCTCAAAGAGGGAGAGAATCTTTTCAAAATAGCCGATGAGTATCAAAAATATTTCAAATACAAAATACTGGCCGCAAGGGTGAACAATCGAATAGTGGAACTTTTCAGAGCACCTGATAGAGGTGGTGAACTTGAATTTTTAGATCTCACCGACAAAGACGGCCTCAGAATATATCAACGCGGCCTTGTCTTCTTGGCGAGTCTTGCGATAAAGAAGCTGAATTCCAACTGGAAATTAAAGGTCCTCCATTCTCTTGGGAAAGGGATCTATTGTGAAATTTATGAAAATGAAAGGCTAATGCTTCCAAACTCAGAAAATGTAACCACTATAAAGCGTAAAATGAGAGAACTTGTGGAAAGGGATCTTCCCATAGAGAAGAGAACCTTTTATAAAAACGAAGCAAAAGAAATTCTTTCTAAAGAAGGACTTTTCAAAACTGTTGAGCTTTTCAAGTACAGGAAGAAAAGGACAGTGAAACTTTATCACTGTGACGGATTTTGGGCGTACTTTTATGGATATCTTCCACCGAGTACAGGTAGAATCGATACCTTCGATGTTCAATCTTACAATCAAGGAATCGTTCTTGTACACCCTGATCCAAAAACCGATGAACTTCCCACGATTCACATGCCGAAACTCTCGCGTGTTTTCCTCGAGTATGCACGATGGTTGAACGTTCTAGAAGTTGAATACGTGTCTGATCTAAACAATATAATAGCTCACAGTGAAAGAAAAGTAGCTGAGCTGATGCTTCTTTCTGAAGCGCTTCACGAGAAAAAAATAGCAGATATAGCAGATGAAATCTCGAAAGATAAACGAAGACGACTCGTTCTCATAGCAGGACCTTCATCTTCTGGAAAGACCACTTTCGCGAAAAGATTATCCATCCAATTGAGAGTTAATGGATTGAAACCTGTAGCTATTTCCCTCGACGATTATTTTGTAGACAGAGAGAAAACCCCTCGAGATGAGAATGGAAACTATGATTTTGATTCAATTGAAGCTCTCGACATAGAATTGTTCAACAGGCACCTTCAAGATCTCCTTGCAGGAAAAGAGGTCGTTCTTCCCAAATTCAATTTCAAGACCGGGAAGAGAATGAGAGGGCCAACGCTCAAGCTAGAAAAAGACAACATCATAATAGTGGAAGGGATACACGGATTGAACGAAAGACTAACAGCTTCCATACCTAAAGAACAGAAGTTTAAAATATATGTGAGTGCTCTTACTCAACTGAACATCGATGATCACAATAGAGTCACAACAACAGATACACGACTTCTTAGAAGAATAGTAAGAGATTACAAGTTCAGGGGTCATTCGGCGCATGACACCTTGAAAATGTGGCCAAACGTTAGAAGAGGGGAAGAAAGGAATATATTCCCATATCAAGAAGAAGCAGACGCGATGTTCAATTCTGCGTTGGTTTATGAAATACCTGTTTTGAGAATATTTGCAGAACCTCTACTTGTACAAGTTCCAGAGGAGACACCGGAGTATTCAGAAGCACTTAGATTATTAAAATTGCTAGATTTCTTTCTCCCGATAACCAACATTGAAGACATTCCCGACAAATCGATCTTGAGGGAATTTATAGGAAGGAGCATTTTCAAGTACTGA
- a CDS encoding NAD(P)/FAD-dependent oxidoreductase, protein MRVVIIGNGPGGIELAKQLFKDHEVTIVEKENVPYYTKPMLSHYIAGLTKEENLFPYSLEWYKEKGINLLLGTEARRINIERKTVDTNKGTFAYDALVLATGAKPRKVHIPGEENMLTLRTLDDAKKLKEKVEKEGELLIIGGGFIGLELAGNLSKRGYKVKVVEKTPFLMGMDKDLTAKIKEKLEEYGVEFFLSRNIEKIENDAVVTDKEKIPSKVVLCSIGIVPEVTLAKESGLSTNKGILVDKTFKTSVSDIYAIGDCAEFRGIVCGTAKAAMMHAKVLANNLKGLPDEYDFYFRSSYFKFGDFPIAMVGTFTKDGKWLDNETKAFYKDGRIVGVVVLEDMKKAREWEEKLRDSL, encoded by the coding sequence ATGAGAGTGGTCATCATCGGAAATGGTCCTGGAGGAATTGAACTTGCAAAACAACTTTTCAAGGATCATGAGGTGACAATCGTTGAAAAAGAGAATGTTCCCTATTATACGAAACCGATGCTCAGCCACTATATAGCGGGATTGACAAAAGAGGAAAATCTCTTCCCTTACTCTCTGGAGTGGTACAAGGAAAAGGGCATAAACCTTCTCCTTGGAACAGAAGCAAGAAGAATAAATATAGAAAGAAAAACGGTAGACACAAATAAAGGAACTTTCGCATACGATGCCTTAGTACTTGCCACAGGGGCAAAGCCTCGTAAAGTCCACATCCCAGGTGAGGAAAACATGCTAACTTTGAGAACCCTGGACGACGCCAAGAAACTTAAAGAGAAGGTAGAGAAAGAGGGGGAGCTCCTCATAATCGGAGGAGGATTCATCGGTCTAGAACTCGCTGGTAATCTTTCAAAAAGAGGTTACAAAGTAAAAGTAGTAGAGAAAACCCCATTCCTCATGGGTATGGACAAAGACTTGACAGCTAAAATAAAAGAAAAGCTTGAAGAGTACGGTGTAGAATTCTTTCTCAGTAGAAATATTGAAAAAATAGAAAATGACGCGGTTGTCACTGACAAGGAGAAAATCCCATCGAAAGTGGTACTTTGTTCCATTGGAATTGTTCCCGAAGTAACACTTGCAAAAGAAAGCGGACTCTCCACAAACAAAGGGATTTTGGTGGACAAAACGTTCAAAACCTCAGTGTCCGATATTTACGCCATAGGAGACTGTGCAGAATTCAGGGGAATCGTGTGTGGAACAGCCAAAGCTGCTATGATGCATGCAAAAGTACTCGCAAACAATTTAAAAGGCCTACCGGACGAGTATGATTTTTACTTCAGATCGTCCTACTTCAAGTTTGGAGATTTTCCAATTGCGATGGTGGGAACTTTTACGAAAGATGGAAAATGGTTGGATAATGAAACAAAGGCTTTTTACAAAGATGGAAGAATCGTGGGAGTTGTGGTATTGGAAGATATGAAGAAAGCGAGAGAATGGGAGGAAAAACTTAGAGATTCATTATGA